The Medicago truncatula cultivar Jemalong A17 chromosome 4, MtrunA17r5.0-ANR, whole genome shotgun sequence genome includes a region encoding these proteins:
- the LOC25492635 gene encoding transcription factor bHLH18, which produces MEEINNPAMKVSSSISSWLSDLEMDEYNIFAEECNLNFLDADVGGFLSNDISNVFQEQNKQQCLSLGSTFHETIDNSDKNNESLSPSFQFQVPSFDNPPNSSPTNSKENIETIPLSPTDLENMNHSTETSKGSLENKKLETKTSKSKRPRAHGRDHIMAERNRREKLTQSFIALAALVPNLKKMDKLSVLIDTIKYMKELKNRLEDVEEQNKKTKKKSSTKPCLCSDEDSSSCEDNIECVVGSPFQVEARVLGKQVLIRIQCKEHKGLLVKIMVEIQKFQLFVVNNSVLPFGDSTLDITIIAQLGEGYNLSIKELVKNVRMALLKFTSS; this is translated from the exons ATGGAGGAAATCAACAACCCAGCTATGAAAGTATCATCATCAATCAGCAGCTGGTTATCTGATTTG GAAATGGACGAATACAATATATTTGCTGAGGAATGCAACCTTAATTTCCTTGATGCTGATGTGGGAGGGTTTCTTTCAAATGACATATCTAATGTAtttcaagaacaaaacaaacaacaatgtTTATCTTTGGGGTCCACTTTTCATGAAACAATTGATAATAGTGACAAAAACAATGAATCTCTTTCTCCATCTTTTCAGTTTCAAGTTCCATCTTTTGACAACCCCCCAAATTCATCCCCTACTAACTCAAAAGAGAATATTGAAACAATACCATTGTCTCCAACCGATTTGGAAAATATGAATCACTCAACAGAAACCTCAAAAGGGTCattggaaaataaaaagttggaaACAAAAACCTCAAAAAGCAAAAGGCCACGTGCTCATGGTAGAGATCACATCATGGCTGAGAGAAATCGAAGAGAGAAACTCACCCAAAGCTTCATTGCTCTTGCAGCTCTTGTTCCTAACCTTAAGAAG ATGGATAAACTATCTGTACTAATTGACACTATCAAATACATGAAAGAGCTTAAAAATCGTTTGGAAGATGTGGaagaacaaaacaagaaaacaaaaaaaaaatcatcgacCAAACCATGCCTATGCAGCGATGAAGATTCGTCATCATGTGAGGATAACATTGAATGTGTTGTTGGTTCACCATTTCAAGTGGAAGCAAGAGTGTTAGGAAAACAAGTGCTGATTCGGATCCAATGCAAGGAGCATAAGGGGCTTCTGGTTAAAATTATGGTCgaaattcaaaaatttcaacTATTTGTTGTCAATAACAGTGTCTTACCCTTTGGAGATTCTACGCTCGACATTACCATCATTGCTCAG TTGGGTGAAGGGTACAACTTGAGCATAAAGGAACTTGTGAAGAACGTACGCATGGCATTATTGAAGTTTACGTCATCATAA